One Pseudorhodoplanes sinuspersici DNA segment encodes these proteins:
- a CDS encoding GNAT family N-acetyltransferase: MKIELAITQADFLQARALFEEYASSLNVDLGFQGIESEFATLPGKYALPSGAIFLALDDEGPTVGTVAIRPFERPGACEMKRLYVRPKGRGMGAGKALAKAAIAFAETAGYAEILLDSLPSMTAAARLYERLGFRETEPYWDNILPGVRYFSLTLSAHAPR; this comes from the coding sequence ATGAAAATAGAGCTTGCGATCACACAGGCGGACTTCCTTCAGGCCCGTGCTCTTTTCGAGGAATATGCCTCGTCTCTGAACGTCGATCTGGGATTTCAGGGGATCGAGAGCGAGTTCGCGACGTTGCCGGGGAAATATGCCCTGCCATCAGGGGCGATTTTCCTGGCCCTGGACGACGAAGGGCCGACGGTCGGGACGGTGGCCATTCGTCCCTTTGAAAGGCCCGGCGCGTGCGAAATGAAGCGTCTCTATGTCCGGCCAAAGGGCCGCGGTATGGGTGCCGGCAAAGCGTTGGCCAAAGCGGCGATCGCATTTGCTGAAACGGCGGGATATGCCGAGATCCTGCTGGATAGTTTGCCATCCATGACGGCCGCCGCTCGTCTCTACGAACGTCTCGGGTTTCGTGAAACAGAGCCTTATTGGGACAACATCTTGCCAGGTGTTCGCTATTTCTCTCTGACGCTGTCCGCACATGCGCCGCGATGA
- a CDS encoding DUF3551 domain-containing protein — MRIAMSFAFLIAIGSAAIAQTQPQPQPKVSAEERFCLTEKTSGAVSCGFATMAECLAASNAGRDGQCELNPRLTTGSGTRR; from the coding sequence ATGCGTATCGCGATGTCATTTGCTTTTCTGATCGCAATCGGCTCTGCAGCGATTGCTCAAACTCAACCGCAGCCTCAGCCAAAAGTATCTGCAGAAGAGCGTTTCTGCCTGACGGAAAAAACCTCAGGCGCCGTCAGTTGCGGTTTCGCGACGATGGCGGAATGCTTGGCGGCATCCAATGCCGGTCGCGATGGACAATGCGAACTGAATCCCAGACTGACAACGGGATCCGGCACGCGCCGGTAA
- a CDS encoding glutamate-1-semialdehyde 2,1-aminomutase has translation MLSPEFDRNLVSPTSDHFAASDELRPLAHRLIPGGAHTYAKGDDQYPVLAPGFIASGTGCHVWDVDGNAFIEYGMGLRAVALGHAFPPVVAAAVKQIQRGINFTRPSPLEAECAENLLEVVPGAEMVKFTKDGSTATTAAIRLARAYTGRDAVALCADHPFYSYDDWAIGTTPMNAGIPQDVKRLTLTFRYNDLAGVEALFSAHPGRIAAVIMEAEKDVEPARGFLIGLRDLCHRHGALLIIDEMITGFRWPQRSAQRHHGIEADLSTFGKALGNGFAISALVGKRDIMQLGGLDHDRDRVFLLSTTHGAETHALAAALAVMKFYREEPVIETLERQGLRLRVGVEAVAAHHGLQKHFQLVGRPANLVYRCCDRDGIPSQTFRTLFLQETIRRGILAPSFVVSYSHSDDDIDQTIEAIDRALSVYRKALETGVDAYLVGRSVQPAFTKRAMPPKLAAV, from the coding sequence ATGTTGTCGCCCGAATTCGATCGCAATCTCGTTTCTCCCACATCGGATCATTTTGCAGCTTCTGACGAACTGCGCCCGCTGGCCCATCGGCTGATCCCTGGCGGGGCCCATACTTACGCAAAGGGCGACGACCAATATCCGGTATTGGCTCCCGGTTTCATTGCCAGCGGCACTGGTTGTCACGTCTGGGATGTCGATGGCAATGCGTTTATCGAGTATGGCATGGGATTGCGTGCCGTTGCGCTTGGCCATGCCTTTCCGCCAGTCGTTGCGGCTGCCGTCAAACAGATACAGCGGGGCATCAACTTCACCCGGCCCTCGCCGCTGGAAGCAGAGTGCGCGGAAAATCTTCTTGAAGTCGTGCCCGGCGCGGAGATGGTCAAGTTTACGAAGGACGGCTCTACGGCGACCACCGCCGCTATTCGTCTCGCGCGCGCTTATACCGGCAGGGACGCCGTCGCGCTCTGTGCAGACCATCCGTTTTACTCCTACGACGATTGGGCGATCGGAACGACGCCCATGAATGCCGGCATCCCGCAGGACGTGAAGCGCCTGACGCTGACGTTTCGCTATAACGATCTGGCCGGCGTGGAAGCGCTGTTCTCTGCCCATCCCGGACGCATTGCTGCTGTGATCATGGAGGCAGAGAAGGATGTTGAACCCGCACGCGGCTTTCTGATCGGGCTGCGGGATCTCTGCCATCGCCATGGTGCACTTCTGATCATCGACGAAATGATTACCGGGTTTCGCTGGCCCCAACGTTCAGCCCAGCGTCACCACGGCATCGAAGCGGACCTGTCGACCTTCGGTAAAGCGCTCGGCAATGGCTTTGCTATTTCAGCGCTGGTCGGCAAGCGCGACATCATGCAGCTTGGCGGGCTCGATCACGATCGCGACCGTGTCTTCCTGCTCTCGACGACACATGGCGCGGAGACGCATGCTCTGGCGGCCGCTCTTGCGGTCATGAAGTTTTACCGTGAGGAGCCGGTGATCGAGACGCTCGAGCGGCAAGGACTGCGTTTGAGAGTAGGGGTTGAGGCTGTTGCTGCCCATCACGGTTTGCAGAAGCATTTCCAACTTGTCGGCCGGCCGGCCAATCTCGTCTACCGTTGCTGCGATCGCGACGGTATTCCCTCGCAGACGTTCCGCACGTTGTTTCTTCAGGAAACGATTCGTCGCGGCATCCTGGCTCCGTCATTTGTTGTCAGCTATTCGCATTCGGACGACGATATCGATCAAACGATCGAGGCCATCGACCGCGCGCTTTCCGTCTATCGCAAGGCGCTGGAGACTGGAGTCGATGCTTATCTTGTCGGGCGGTCGGTACAGCCTGCATTCACCAAGCGCGCGATGCCGCCAAAACTCGCCGCTGTGTAA
- a CDS encoding Crp/Fnr family transcriptional regulator: MDIPLLAQIAASVGIALTVVQYWMKTMIPLRIVGIGTNVLFLFYAGVSGIWPTFVLNCIVLPLNLYRVHEMRQLIRRTQRAARADLDMTWLQPFMSRRKTKVGQVIFRKGDIAEAMYLVVSGRFILEEINVNLEPGAVVGELGLLSPEGLRTATLISQENGELLSLSYEKFEELYYQNPEFGLGFLKLTSKRLFENIARLEAELATRPPRVMPPSLTKH, translated from the coding sequence ATGGATATCCCGCTCCTAGCACAGATTGCAGCCAGCGTCGGCATTGCCCTGACCGTGGTGCAATATTGGATGAAGACGATGATCCCGCTGCGCATCGTCGGCATCGGCACCAATGTCCTGTTCCTGTTTTATGCGGGCGTATCCGGCATCTGGCCGACCTTTGTCCTGAACTGTATCGTGCTGCCACTCAACCTCTATCGCGTGCATGAGATGCGCCAGTTGATCCGCCGCACGCAGCGCGCCGCGCGCGCCGATCTCGACATGACCTGGCTGCAGCCGTTCATGAGCCGGCGCAAGACCAAGGTGGGACAGGTGATCTTCCGCAAGGGTGATATCGCCGAGGCGATGTATCTCGTCGTGTCCGGCCGTTTCATCCTGGAGGAAATCAACGTCAACCTCGAGCCGGGCGCCGTGGTCGGCGAACTCGGCCTGCTCTCGCCTGAAGGCTTGCGGACAGCGACATTGATCTCGCAGGAAAACGGCGAATTGCTCTCGCTCTCCTACGAGAAATTCGAAGAGCTTTATTACCAGAACCCGGAATTCGGCCTTGGCTTCCTCAAGCTCACCAGCAAACGGCTGTTCGAGAATATCGCGCGGCTGGAGGCGGAACTTGCGACACGCCCCCCGCGCGTCATGCCGCCATCATTGACGAAGCACTAG
- a CDS encoding DUF72 domain-containing protein, which yields MAGKQGRIYTGIGGWTYEPWRGVFYPTGLPHAQELTYAAQHLTSIEVNGTFYRTQSPATYRKWASEVPDGFVFSLKGPRFAVNRRVLAEAGDSIKKFLHSGVTELGDRLGPLLWQFAPTKKYDEADFGKFLELLPAEFDGRALRHVVEVRHDSFCTPEFTRLLRQFQIPVVFSEHETYPAIADVTADFVYARLQKGEERLKTGYSPKALDAWTARVMTWARGGMPDDLPLVDPATKPKKQSRDVFVYFIHEAKVRAPAAAMALIERLK from the coding sequence GTGGCGGGCAAACAGGGCCGTATTTATACCGGCATCGGCGGCTGGACCTACGAGCCGTGGCGCGGCGTATTTTATCCAACGGGGTTGCCACATGCGCAGGAGCTGACCTATGCCGCCCAGCACCTCACCTCGATCGAGGTCAACGGCACCTTCTATCGCACGCAAAGCCCCGCGACCTATCGCAAATGGGCATCCGAAGTGCCGGACGGCTTCGTGTTTTCACTCAAGGGTCCGCGTTTTGCGGTGAACCGGCGGGTGCTGGCAGAGGCCGGCGACTCGATCAAGAAATTCCTGCATTCCGGCGTCACCGAGCTCGGCGACCGGCTCGGTCCCCTGCTGTGGCAATTTGCACCAACCAAGAAATATGACGAGGCCGATTTCGGGAAGTTTCTCGAATTGCTGCCGGCCGAATTCGACGGCCGCGCTCTGCGTCATGTCGTCGAGGTGCGGCATGACAGCTTCTGCACACCGGAATTCACCAGGCTTTTGCGCCAGTTTCAAATTCCCGTCGTCTTTTCCGAACACGAGACCTATCCGGCGATCGCCGATGTCACAGCCGACTTCGTCTATGCCCGACTGCAAAAAGGCGAGGAAAGACTGAAGACCGGATACTCACCCAAGGCCCTGGATGCCTGGACCGCGCGGGTTATGACCTGGGCGCGCGGCGGCATGCCCGACGACCTGCCACTTGTCGATCCCGCCACCAAGCCGAAAAAACAAAGCCGCGACGTGTTCGTGTATTTCATTCACGAGGCCAAGGTGCGCGCGCCGGCTGCGGCCATGGCGCTGATCGAGCGGCTGAAGTAA
- a CDS encoding DUF992 domain-containing protein, translated as MRSFLLAATAAATLAAFMSSADAQSRTRVGGLTCNLAPSVGMVIGSQQPAACVFRPTRGRPERYNAMISRLGVDLGVKEGGRLYWAVLADSARRPPRSLVGDYVGASGQAAFGVGAGANVLVGGSDRSISLQPVSVSAQRGVNVAAGVANLSLR; from the coding sequence ATGCGTTCATTCCTGCTGGCAGCCACCGCGGCTGCAACCCTCGCTGCGTTCATGTCATCGGCGGATGCCCAGTCCCGCACCCGTGTCGGTGGCCTGACCTGTAATCTCGCGCCGAGTGTCGGCATGGTGATCGGGTCCCAGCAGCCGGCCGCCTGCGTCTTCCGCCCGACGCGTGGCCGGCCCGAGCGCTATAACGCCATGATTTCCCGGCTCGGCGTCGATCTTGGCGTGAAGGAGGGCGGCCGGCTGTATTGGGCAGTGCTGGCGGATTCCGCCAGGAGGCCGCCGCGCTCGCTGGTCGGTGATTATGTCGGTGCCAGCGGTCAGGCCGCGTTCGGTGTCGGCGCCGGCGCCAATGTGCTGGTCGGTGGATCGGATCGCTCGATCTCGCTGCAGCCGGTCTCGGTCTCGGCCCAGCGCGGCGTGAACGTTGCGGCCGGCGTCGCGAACCTGTCGCTGCGCTGA
- a CDS encoding cupin domain-containing protein: MTDIKLTPGITPAGQSQTPTVWNILGHTYYEKSNCASSFSFETFDPPGTFVPPHIHPTQDEFIYMLEGTFDLYLDGKWVKASAGDLVKMPMGLAHGYYNRTDQPTRALFWVSPSRSLKELFDQLHNLTDPEEVVRRSAAHEVDFLPPGSVPGA, encoded by the coding sequence ATGACAGATATCAAGCTGACGCCGGGCATTACACCAGCCGGCCAGAGCCAGACGCCGACGGTGTGGAATATTCTCGGTCACACCTATTACGAGAAATCGAATTGCGCGTCGTCGTTCTCATTCGAGACCTTCGATCCGCCCGGCACGTTCGTGCCGCCGCATATTCATCCGACGCAGGATGAATTCATCTACATGCTGGAAGGCACGTTCGATCTCTATCTCGACGGCAAATGGGTGAAGGCGAGTGCCGGCGACCTCGTGAAGATGCCGATGGGCCTGGCGCACGGCTATTACAACAGGACCGATCAACCGACCCGCGCCCTCTTCTGGGTCTCGCCGTCACGCAGTCTCAAGGAATTGTTCGACCAGTTGCATAACCTCACAGACCCTGAGGAAGTCGTCCGCCGCTCGGCCGCGCATGAAGTGGACTTCCTGCCGCCCGGCAGCGTGCCGGGCGCATGA